A region of Plectropomus leopardus isolate mb chromosome 16, YSFRI_Pleo_2.0, whole genome shotgun sequence DNA encodes the following proteins:
- the snx17 gene encoding sorting nexin-17 — MHFSIPETEVRSGENGSTYVAYNIHVNGVLHCRVRYSQLLGLHEQIKKEYGSNVVPAFPPKKIFTLTPAEVEQRREQLEKYMQAVRQDPLLGASEMFNSFLRKAQQETQQIPTEEVSLDICLSNGQKVTVNILTSDQTEDVLDAVATKLDLPDDLVGYFNLFLVREGVDGGLTFVRKLQEFELPYVSITSLRSSEFHILLRKSYWDMAYDADVMDNRVGLNLLYAQTVSDIERGWILVNKDQHRQLKSLQEKGSKKEFIHLGQTLKYYGYIKFDPCITDFPEKGCQVIVSAGNNELNFHVKLPNEQMKEGSFKVTRMRCWRVTSSQVPIANGTTNPCSSSKCEVKLELAFEYLMSKDRLQWVTITSQQAIMMSICLQSMVDELMVKKSGGSIKKMLRKRHNGSIHRSDSQQAVKSPPLLDSPDPNREQIVKLSTKLSSVSLRGISASNSANDISGNDFHGNYAFEGIGDDDL; from the exons ATAAAGAAAGAATATGGCAGCAATGTGGTGCCTGCCTTCCCCCCAAAGAAGATCTTCACTCTGACTCCTGCTGAGGTCGAACAGAGACGTGAGCAGCTGGAGAAATACATGCAGGCTG tgcgtCAGGATCCCTTGCTTGGAGCCAGCGAGATGTTCAACAGCTTCTTAAGGAAAGCACAGCAG GAGACGCAGCAGATTCCCACAGAAGAAGTCTCTCTAGACATCTGCCTCTCCAACGGTCAGAAGGTCACAGTCAACATTCTCACTTCAGATCAGACGGAGGACGTCCTTGAT GCTGTTGCAACAAAGCTCGACCTTCCAGATGACCTTGTTGGTTACTTCAATCTCTTCCTTGTACGTGAAGGTGTGGATGGAGGTTTAACAT ttgTGCGGAAGCTGCAGGAGTTTGAGCTGCCTTATGTATCCATTACCAGCTTGCGGAGCTCTGAATTTCACATACTCCTACGGAAAAG CTACTGGGACATGGCGTATGATGCTGATGTCATGGACAACAGAGTCGGCCTGAATTTGCTGTACGCGCAG ACAGTGTCTGACATTGAGCGAGGCTGGATACTCGTCAACAAAGACCAGCACAGGCAGCTCAAATCACTGCAGGAGAAAGGCTCCAAGAAAGAA TTCATCCATCTAGGTCAGACTCTCAAATATTATGGTTACATCAAGTTTGACCCTTGTATCACCGACTTCCCTGAGAAGGGCTGCCAAGTCATCGTGAGTGCCGGCAACAACGAGCTCAACTTCCACGTCAAGCTGCCCAACGAACAGATGAAGGAGGGAAGCTTTAAGGTCACGCGCATGAGGTGTTGGCGCGTCACGTCTTCA CAAGTCCCGATAGCCAACGGTACCACCAATCCCTGCAGCTCGTCCAAATGTGAGGTCAAACTGGAGCTGGCCTTCGAGTATCTGATGAGCAAGGACCGCCTCCAGTGGGTCACCATCACCAGTCAACAG GCTATCATGATGAGTATCTGCCTTCAGTCTATGGTGGATGAACTAATGGTGAAGAAGTCAGGCGGTAGCATTAAGaag ATGCTGAGGAAACGACACAACGGCTCCATCCACCGGTCAGACAGTCAGCAAGCTGTGAAATCTCCCCCTCTACTG gaCTCGCCTGACCCGAACCGTGAACAAATCGTCAAACTCTCT ACCAAGCTGAGCTCGGTGTCTCTTCGAGGGATCAGCGCTTCCAACTCGGCAAACGACATCAGCGGCAATGATTTTCACGGTAACTATGCTTTCGAGGGAATTGGGGACGACGACCTGTAA